One window of the Gammaproteobacteria bacterium genome contains the following:
- a CDS encoding alpha/beta hydrolase-fold protein encodes MLKTLTRLRHARLRDLLSGLMVSLVLFGCTYLRKPPGPIPVKEIPAPQQSPLRALVIVLPGKSDDLDDLADSGIAQAVQRAWPQADVLLAGATLRYYGDGRLAQRLHDEIITPARARGYREIWLTGASMGGMGTLLYERQYPHEVTGLVLYAPFMGAPSLVRRIAGAGGPAAWDPGPVPERVDGDNYQTEMWRVVKSWQDPKEAARIWLSCGDRDRFIEAARTIAPLLPSDHFIVETGGHDWDVWDAGAEKAFARIAALPR; translated from the coding sequence ATGCTGAAGACCCTGACACGGCTGCGCCATGCCCGCCTGCGCGACCTCCTGAGCGGGCTCATGGTGAGCCTGGTGCTCTTCGGCTGCACCTACCTGCGCAAGCCGCCCGGCCCCATCCCCGTGAAGGAGATCCCGGCACCCCAGCAATCCCCGTTGCGGGCACTGGTCATCGTGCTGCCCGGCAAGAGCGACGACCTAGACGACCTGGCGGACTCCGGCATCGCCCAGGCGGTGCAGCGGGCCTGGCCCCAGGCGGACGTGCTGTTGGCCGGCGCCACGCTGCGCTACTACGGCGATGGCCGCCTCGCCCAGCGCCTGCACGATGAGATCATCACGCCGGCCCGCGCGCGCGGTTACCGGGAGATCTGGCTGACCGGCGCCTCCATGGGCGGCATGGGCACGCTGCTCTACGAGCGCCAGTATCCCCATGAAGTCACGGGCCTGGTGCTGTACGCGCCGTTCATGGGCGCTCCCAGCCTCGTGAGGCGCATCGCCGGCGCCGGCGGCCCCGCTGCCTGGGATCCGGGTCCGGTGCCGGAACGGGTCGACGGCGACAACTACCAGACCGAGATGTGGCGGGTGGTGAAGAGCTGGCAGGACCCGAAAGAAGCGGCACGGATCTGGCTCAGCTGCGGCGACAGGGACCGTTTCATCGAGGCGGCACGGACCATCGCACCGCTCCTGCCGTCCGATCACTTCATCGTGGAGACGGGCGGCCATGACTGGGACGTGTGGGATGCGGGCGCCGAGAAGGCCTTCGCCCGGATCGCCGCCCTGCCCCGCTGA
- a CDS encoding energy transducer TonB, which translates to MLRYAGSFVIGLFMVMGVLVAMQSLVVGRQFQLSARAGGDTTSVVNLNTQTSRNLQLNVLPDKPGTNRTPPLPEDTSLARVQPPDLPLPSMALPAFKPPFATLPAQAIAEAAPEQAAPAASTAPARQPVLAVGDIVLMERVEPKFPPQAIRAGIESGSVTVKFTVEPDGSVSNAVVTDAKPRRGVFDDAALRAVVKWKFKPLAQPRDTSVIVAFSQGGGG; encoded by the coding sequence ATGCTGCGCTACGCCGGCTCCTTCGTCATCGGCCTGTTCATGGTGATGGGCGTGCTCGTCGCCATGCAGAGCCTGGTGGTGGGCCGCCAGTTCCAGCTCAGCGCCCGCGCCGGCGGCGACACCACCAGCGTGGTGAACCTCAATACCCAGACCAGCCGCAACCTGCAGCTCAACGTGCTGCCGGACAAGCCCGGCACCAACCGCACGCCGCCGCTGCCGGAAGACACGAGTCTCGCGCGGGTGCAGCCGCCGGACCTGCCGTTGCCCTCCATGGCACTGCCCGCGTTCAAGCCGCCCTTCGCCACCCTGCCGGCCCAGGCCATCGCCGAGGCTGCGCCGGAGCAGGCCGCGCCCGCGGCCTCCACCGCGCCCGCCCGGCAGCCGGTGCTGGCGGTGGGTGACATCGTGCTGATGGAGCGCGTCGAGCCCAAGTTCCCGCCGCAGGCGATCCGCGCCGGCATCGAATCCGGCTCGGTGACGGTGAAGTTCACCGTCGAGCCCGATGGCAGCGTGTCAAACGCCGTGGTGACCGATGCCAAGCCGCGCCGCGGCGTGTTCGACGACGCGGCCCTGCGCGCGGTGGTGAAGTGGAAGTTCAAGCCGCTCGCGCAGCCGCGCGACACCTCTGTGATCGTGGCGTTTAGCCAGGGAGGCGGCGGATGA
- a CDS encoding tetratricopeptide repeat protein, whose product MSKCRLLTAAVLACLGMGLAGAAYAETVLNQGVISTSLFRKMRTVQNLIRGGQYADALTQLGYLQGVTTNAYEAAVVRELSADLYAARGDYASAQSSLQPVVQQGILSGSEQREAQLTLGKLLVANGQYQAGVDTLRNSLQGQENPPADVLITLAQAYAQLGACRQAAPEAKRALDLTTEPPSEWYQILVSCQYQNHDYAGAAETLQSALARFPDQIQYWQQLGQAYAQSGDASKALAVYALMYRQGMIRQSQDYMNLVSLYLQNNVPYQAGVVLQEGLQSGALPASEANYMLLASTWQDAGDMERTVAALGEAVKQSKSGEAYLAQAQIYTQRHEWFSAIDTAKKAIARGGLKRPGRAWLLQGIAQVQNRQYDEGSASLREALKYDDARTQAEAWLRYLSSRSS is encoded by the coding sequence ATGAGCAAGTGCCGACTATTGACCGCCGCCGTGCTGGCTTGCCTGGGCATGGGCCTCGCCGGCGCCGCCTATGCCGAGACCGTGCTCAACCAGGGGGTGATCTCCACCAGCCTGTTCCGCAAGATGCGCACGGTGCAGAACCTGATCCGCGGCGGCCAGTACGCCGACGCGCTCACCCAGCTCGGCTATCTGCAGGGCGTGACCACCAATGCCTACGAGGCGGCGGTGGTGCGCGAGCTCAGCGCCGACCTCTACGCGGCGCGCGGCGATTACGCCAGCGCGCAATCCTCGCTGCAGCCGGTGGTGCAGCAAGGCATCCTCTCAGGCAGCGAGCAGCGCGAGGCGCAGCTCACCTTGGGCAAGCTGCTGGTGGCGAACGGCCAGTACCAGGCCGGCGTCGACACGCTGCGCAACTCCCTGCAGGGCCAGGAGAACCCGCCTGCGGACGTGCTCATCACCCTGGCCCAGGCCTACGCCCAGCTCGGCGCCTGCCGCCAGGCCGCGCCGGAGGCCAAGCGCGCCCTCGACCTCACCACCGAGCCGCCCTCGGAGTGGTACCAGATCCTCGTCTCCTGCCAGTACCAGAACCACGACTACGCAGGCGCGGCGGAGACGCTCCAGTCCGCGCTGGCGCGCTTCCCGGACCAGATTCAATACTGGCAGCAGCTCGGCCAGGCCTACGCCCAGTCCGGCGATGCCTCCAAGGCGCTCGCGGTCTACGCGCTCATGTACCGCCAGGGCATGATCCGCCAGAGCCAGGACTACATGAACCTCGTGTCGCTCTACCTGCAGAACAACGTCCCCTACCAGGCGGGCGTGGTGCTGCAGGAAGGGTTGCAGTCCGGCGCGCTGCCGGCGAGCGAGGCGAACTACATGCTGCTCGCCAGCACCTGGCAGGATGCCGGCGACATGGAGCGCACGGTGGCGGCGCTGGGCGAGGCGGTGAAGCAGTCGAAGAGCGGCGAGGCTTACCTCGCCCAGGCGCAGATATACACCCAGCGACACGAGTGGTTCTCCGCCATCGACACCGCGAAGAAGGCCATCGCCCGCGGCGGGCTCAAGCGCCCGGGCCGCGCCTGGCTGCTGCAGGGCATCGCCCAGGTGCAGAACCGCCAGTACGACGAGGGCAGTGCCTCGCTGCGCGAGGCCCTGAAGTACGACGATGCGCGCACCCAGGCCGAGGCCTGGCTGCGCTATCTCAGCAGCCGCAGCAGTTGA
- a CDS encoding MotA/TolQ/ExbB proton channel family protein, translating to MQALRDFLSGFAGLFAAGGILWLLLLLAVALWTLIVERYWYFFFVYPQAQEIALRRWKRYSGADLKSARRARKQIVASVFGETHRSVNFIQSLVAVMFLLGLFGSVGGLMRVLDAQTLGGAAGQQRVASALIGAAVPVLAAGALVLVALFFTRALRDRADRETRLLADKLRRG from the coding sequence ATGCAGGCGCTGCGCGACTTCCTCAGCGGCTTCGCCGGGCTGTTCGCAGCCGGCGGCATCCTGTGGCTGCTGCTCCTGCTGGCGGTCGCGTTGTGGACGCTCATCGTGGAGCGCTACTGGTACTTCTTCTTCGTCTACCCCCAGGCCCAGGAGATCGCGTTGCGCCGCTGGAAGCGCTACAGCGGCGCCGACCTCAAGTCGGCGCGCCGCGCGCGCAAGCAGATCGTCGCCAGCGTGTTCGGCGAGACCCACCGTTCCGTGAACTTCATCCAGTCGCTGGTGGCGGTGATGTTCCTGCTGGGCCTGTTCGGCTCGGTGGGCGGGCTCATGCGGGTGCTGGACGCCCAGACGCTGGGTGGCGCCGCCGGCCAGCAGCGCGTGGCATCGGCCCTGATCGGCGCAGCGGTGCCGGTGCTGGCGGCGGGCGCCCTGGTGCTGGTGGCGCTGTTCTTCACCCGCGCGCTGCGCGACCGTGCCGACCGGGAGACGCGTCTCCTGGCCGACAAGCTGCGGCGCGGCTGA
- a CDS encoding MFS transporter, translated as MPSPQAPASPLFQHPGFREYWCSRLASMFAFQMLSVAVGWQIYDLTHRALDLGVIGLVQFIPSFVLALPAGHVADRFDRRRIVFLCQGVEGVATVFLAAGSVLHWFDETAILALVFLVGCARAFEFPTMQALLPGLVPAAILSRAMAAGSSASMTAMIVGPALGGFLYVAGAGTVYGVAALLFLGAALLMWRVKLERAPVAREPATLKTVFAGISFIRHRPVVLGAISLDLFAVLLGGATALLPVFARDILHTGPWGLGLLRAAPAVGALGMGLWLARKPITRRAGHIMFGSVAGFGLATLVFAVSTSFTLSLAALLALGALDMVSMVIRAALVQLETPDGMRGRVSAVNAIFINTSNQLGEFESGITAAWWGAVPATVVGGIGTLVVVGLWMWWFPALRERERLES; from the coding sequence ATGCCATCCCCGCAGGCGCCGGCCTCCCCGCTGTTCCAGCACCCGGGCTTCCGGGAATATTGGTGCTCGCGCCTCGCCTCCATGTTCGCCTTCCAGATGCTCTCGGTGGCGGTGGGCTGGCAGATCTACGACCTCACCCACCGCGCGCTGGACCTGGGCGTCATCGGCCTGGTGCAGTTCATACCTTCTTTCGTACTGGCCCTGCCGGCGGGCCACGTGGCGGACCGCTTCGACCGGCGCCGCATCGTGTTCCTCTGCCAGGGGGTGGAAGGCGTCGCCACGGTGTTCCTCGCGGCGGGCAGCGTGCTCCACTGGTTCGACGAGACCGCCATCCTCGCGCTGGTGTTCCTGGTGGGCTGCGCCCGCGCCTTCGAGTTTCCCACCATGCAGGCGCTGCTGCCGGGCCTGGTGCCCGCCGCCATCCTCTCCCGCGCCATGGCCGCCGGCTCTTCCGCCAGCATGACAGCCATGATCGTGGGGCCGGCCCTCGGCGGCTTCCTCTACGTGGCCGGCGCCGGCACGGTCTACGGCGTCGCCGCGCTGCTGTTCCTGGGCGCGGCCCTGCTCATGTGGCGGGTGAAGCTGGAACGCGCGCCCGTGGCGCGCGAGCCCGCCACCCTCAAGACGGTGTTCGCCGGGATCTCCTTCATCCGCCACCGGCCGGTGGTGCTGGGCGCCATCTCCCTGGACCTCTTCGCGGTGCTCTTGGGCGGCGCCACCGCGCTCCTGCCGGTGTTCGCCCGCGACATCCTGCACACCGGCCCCTGGGGCCTGGGGCTGCTGCGCGCCGCGCCCGCGGTCGGCGCCCTCGGCATGGGCCTCTGGCTCGCGCGCAAGCCCATCACCCGCCGGGCAGGCCACATCATGTTCGGGTCCGTGGCGGGCTTCGGCCTCGCGACGCTAGTGTTCGCGGTCTCCACCTCGTTCACGCTCTCGCTCGCCGCCCTGCTCGCGCTGGGGGCACTCGACATGGTGAGCATGGTGATCCGCGCCGCGCTGGTGCAGCTCGAGACGCCCGACGGCATGCGCGGGCGGGTGAGCGCGGTGAACGCGATCTTCATCAACACCTCGAACCAGCTCGGCGAGTTCGAGTCCGGCATCACGGCCGCATGGTGGGGCGCGGTGCCCGCCACCGTGGTCGGCGGCATTGGCACCCTGGTGGTGGTGGGCCTGTGGATGTGGTGGTTCCCGGCACTGCGGGAACGCGAGCGGCTCGAGTCCTGA
- a CDS encoding NUDIX hydrolase, translating into MKFCSNCGKDLVVTTPPGDHLPRHVCQACGIVHYQNPKLVTGCVLEWQGRILICKRAIEPRAGYWTLPAGFMENGETTFQAAARETVEEALAQAQGLVPFALVDVPHVSQVHLMFRGTLGDGRHAAGPESLDTMLVEERDIPWGEIAFPSVRFTLERYLEDRRRGSFGFHTTTWEKR; encoded by the coding sequence ATGAAGTTCTGCAGCAACTGCGGCAAAGACCTGGTGGTGACCACGCCGCCCGGCGACCACCTGCCCCGTCACGTCTGCCAGGCCTGCGGCATCGTCCATTACCAGAACCCCAAGCTCGTCACCGGCTGCGTGCTGGAGTGGCAGGGCCGCATCCTCATCTGCAAGCGCGCCATCGAGCCGCGCGCCGGTTACTGGACCCTGCCGGCGGGCTTCATGGAGAACGGCGAGACCACCTTCCAGGCCGCCGCCCGCGAGACGGTGGAGGAAGCGCTGGCCCAGGCCCAGGGTCTCGTGCCCTTCGCGCTGGTGGACGTACCCCATGTGAGCCAGGTGCACCTCATGTTCCGCGGCACCCTCGGTGACGGCCGGCATGCCGCGGGCCCCGAGAGCCTCGACACGATGCTGGTGGAGGAGCGCGATATCCCCTGGGGCGAGATCGCCTTCCCCAGCGTGCGCTTCACCCTGGAGCGCTACCTGGAGGACCGCCGCCGCGGCAGCTTCGGCTTCCACACCACCACCTGGGAAAAACGCTAG
- a CDS encoding lysophospholipid acyltransferase family protein, protein MTPLSKSLNLLFPWRVWLVMLLFVLPSMLVVIVLPGRDRRRRAAHWSARTLFRLIGVHLQVKGLHNLPQVCIVAANHASYLDGAILAAALPPRFGFVIKREITRVPVVGWMLQRLGSEFVERFDKHGAHRDAKRLMRRAGEESCLGVFPEGTFVAAPGLRAFHLGGFLAAARSGLPVTPVAIRGARSILPAHCWWPRPGHLEVEVMEPVAPRARNGDAARHLRDAVRARVLAHCGEPDTQHHP, encoded by the coding sequence ATGACGCCGCTCTCTAAGTCCTTGAATCTATTGTTTCCCTGGCGGGTCTGGCTGGTGATGCTGCTGTTCGTGCTGCCTTCCATGCTGGTGGTCATCGTGCTGCCGGGGCGGGACCGGCGGCGCCGGGCCGCCCACTGGAGTGCCCGCACCCTGTTCCGCCTGATCGGAGTCCACCTCCAGGTAAAGGGACTCCATAACCTGCCCCAAGTCTGCATCGTGGCCGCCAACCATGCGAGCTACCTGGACGGCGCCATTCTCGCTGCGGCGCTGCCGCCCCGCTTCGGTTTCGTCATCAAGCGCGAGATCACCCGCGTGCCGGTGGTGGGCTGGATGCTGCAGCGATTGGGTTCGGAGTTCGTTGAACGCTTCGACAAGCACGGAGCGCACCGCGACGCCAAGCGCCTGATGCGGCGCGCCGGCGAGGAGAGCTGCCTCGGCGTGTTTCCGGAGGGGACCTTCGTCGCGGCGCCGGGGCTGCGCGCCTTCCACCTCGGCGGTTTCCTGGCGGCCGCCCGCTCAGGGCTGCCGGTGACTCCCGTCGCGATCCGCGGCGCGCGCAGCATCCTGCCGGCACACTGCTGGTGGCCTCGTCCCGGCCATCTTGAAGTCGAAGTGATGGAACCGGTGGCGCCGCGGGCCCGCAACGGCGACGCAGCGCGGCATCTGCGCGACGCGGTGCGCGCGCGCGTGCTCGCCCACTGCGGCGAGCCGGACACCCAGCACCACCCGTGA
- the fdxA gene encoding ferredoxin FdxA, giving the protein MAFVVTENCIKCKYTDCVEVCPVDCFHEGPNFLVIDPEECIDCTLCEPECPINAIYSEDDLPEDQQAFKKLNAELAQGWPVITRQKPAPADAKEWEGKPEKLKLLER; this is encoded by the coding sequence ATGGCATTCGTCGTCACCGAGAACTGCATCAAGTGCAAGTACACGGACTGCGTGGAAGTCTGCCCGGTGGACTGCTTCCACGAGGGCCCGAACTTCCTGGTGATCGACCCGGAGGAGTGCATCGACTGCACCCTGTGCGAGCCGGAGTGCCCCATCAACGCGATCTATTCGGAAGACGACCTGCCGGAAGACCAGCAGGCCTTCAAGAAGCTCAATGCCGAACTGGCCCAGGGATGGCCGGTGATCACCCGCCAGAAGCCCGCCCCCGCCGATGCCAAGGAATGGGAAGGCAAGCCCGAGAAGCTCAAGCTGCTCGAGCGCTAG
- a CDS encoding DUF4440 domain-containing protein has translation MRRLFLAVLLIAACRASAAAAPPQDPLSAQLIGYETRAWEDAKRKDYADLAALLADDYVDHFPNGRMLHKADVLAYLRGVELLDYSLRSFQVIRLGEGSALLLYESRARGRENAATSRDEQKGSLTETHASVISIWAKRGGRWQNVFYQETDIK, from the coding sequence ATGAGACGCCTGTTCCTCGCTGTCCTGCTCATCGCCGCCTGCCGGGCCTCTGCCGCCGCCGCGCCGCCGCAGGACCCGCTGTCGGCCCAACTCATCGGCTACGAGACCCGCGCCTGGGAAGACGCGAAGCGCAAGGACTATGCCGACCTGGCGGCGCTCCTCGCCGACGACTACGTCGACCACTTCCCCAACGGCCGCATGCTGCACAAGGCCGATGTGCTCGCCTATCTGCGCGGCGTGGAACTGCTGGACTACTCGTTGCGCAGCTTCCAGGTCATCCGGCTCGGCGAAGGCTCGGCACTGCTGCTCTACGAGTCCCGCGCCCGGGGACGGGAGAACGCCGCCACCTCCCGTGACGAGCAGAAAGGCAGCCTGACCGAGACCCATGCCAGCGTGATCTCCATCTGGGCGAAGCGCGGCGGCAGGTGGCAGAACGTCTTCTACCAGGAGACGGACATCAAGTAG
- a CDS encoding DUF3450 domain-containing protein: protein MKKTLSHAPLALALAAISLAAAAAPAPSKVQAAVTAQEQIDKNAAASQKKVDAVTGGTQDMLNTYLQVTQQTDELRAYDDQLQQVVQSQSDQINSLNQQISQVGGVRDSLLPLMLQMTDSLGQFVKLDIPYRQDERQARVQQLRAQIGNAAVPVTDKFQNLVRAYNDEIAAGRTVEAFRGEVSDAGKTRTVNFLRVGHLLLAYQTLDKSETGYWDKAAHKWQVANDYRNAVSNAIAVANKEAAPDLMELPVQAPEVGK, encoded by the coding sequence ATGAAAAAGACACTCTCCCACGCGCCCCTGGCGCTCGCGCTGGCTGCGATCTCCCTCGCGGCAGCTGCGGCACCGGCGCCGAGCAAGGTGCAGGCGGCCGTCACCGCCCAGGAGCAGATCGACAAGAATGCCGCCGCCTCGCAGAAGAAAGTGGATGCGGTCACGGGCGGGACCCAGGACATGCTGAACACCTACCTGCAGGTGACCCAGCAGACCGACGAGCTGCGCGCCTACGATGACCAGCTGCAGCAGGTCGTCCAGTCACAGTCCGACCAGATCAACTCGCTCAACCAGCAGATCTCCCAGGTGGGCGGCGTGCGCGACAGCCTGCTGCCGCTGATGCTGCAGATGACTGACAGCCTCGGCCAGTTCGTGAAGCTCGACATCCCCTACCGTCAGGACGAGCGTCAGGCACGGGTGCAGCAGCTGCGCGCGCAGATCGGCAACGCGGCGGTGCCGGTGACGGACAAGTTCCAGAACCTGGTGCGTGCCTACAACGACGAGATCGCCGCCGGCCGCACGGTGGAGGCGTTCCGCGGCGAGGTGAGCGACGCGGGCAAGACCCGCACCGTGAACTTCCTGCGGGTCGGCCACCTCCTGCTGGCCTACCAGACGCTCGACAAGAGCGAGACGGGCTACTGGGACAAGGCCGCGCACAAGTGGCAGGTGGCTAACGACTACCGCAACGCGGTCTCCAACGCGATCGCCGTGGCGAACAAGGAGGCGGCGCCGGACCTCATGGAACTGCCGGTGCAGGCGCCGGAGGTGGGCAAATGA
- a CDS encoding DUF3450 family protein — translation MSISILNKGLIAAAALSAASAAYAAPAASLDQLLEQVRSAAQQNTAQNQQREAQFRNAADQQQQILASARQALATEQANNAQLQARYDANKKTLDDLNSQIRTREGDYSQVFTEVRQAASDLKVTLDASLVSTQYPGRGVFLAKLAESNDLPTPDDLHKLWFLMQQEMTAEGQVSKFQATVSHEDGTSEKVPVVRVGVFTAVNGNSFLRFVPETGALVQPDRQPDGHWRSLAGNLSNASSGVLPMAVDPSGGDLLRSLANQPSVMERVAQGHTTGWIIIVLGIIGLLIILERGTYLVLVGGKIKKQMGSSKPDLGNPLGRILSVFNESKADDADTLGLRLDETLLRERPVIEARLGLLRILALVAVLLGILGTIAGVMSTFQAMNLFGSTGAQVAGGIGSALVTTWLGLLVAVILLFFHGMMSARSEQLLHMLEEQSAAILAARAEKLAATKAAAAR, via the coding sequence ATGAGCATCTCCATCCTGAACAAGGGCCTGATCGCCGCCGCCGCGTTGTCGGCGGCTTCTGCGGCCTACGCCGCCCCTGCCGCCAGCCTGGACCAGCTCCTGGAGCAGGTGCGCAGCGCGGCGCAGCAGAACACCGCGCAGAACCAGCAGCGCGAGGCGCAGTTCCGCAACGCCGCGGACCAGCAGCAGCAGATCCTGGCCTCGGCGCGCCAGGCGCTCGCCACCGAGCAGGCCAACAACGCCCAGCTGCAGGCGCGCTACGACGCCAACAAGAAGACGCTGGACGACCTCAACAGCCAGATCCGTACCCGCGAGGGCGACTACAGCCAGGTGTTCACCGAAGTGCGCCAGGCCGCCAGCGACCTCAAGGTCACGCTGGACGCCTCGCTGGTCTCGACCCAGTACCCGGGCCGCGGCGTGTTCCTGGCCAAGCTGGCCGAGAGCAACGACCTGCCGACGCCGGACGATCTGCACAAGCTGTGGTTCCTGATGCAGCAGGAGATGACGGCCGAGGGCCAGGTGAGCAAGTTCCAGGCCACCGTGAGCCACGAGGACGGCACCTCCGAGAAGGTGCCGGTGGTGCGCGTGGGCGTGTTCACCGCGGTGAACGGCAACAGCTTCCTGAGGTTCGTGCCCGAGACCGGCGCCCTGGTGCAGCCGGACCGGCAGCCCGACGGGCACTGGCGCTCGCTCGCCGGCAACCTGAGCAACGCCTCGAGTGGCGTGCTGCCGATGGCGGTTGACCCGAGCGGCGGCGACCTCCTGCGCAGCCTCGCGAACCAGCCGAGCGTGATGGAGCGCGTGGCCCAGGGCCACACCACCGGCTGGATCATCATCGTGCTCGGCATCATCGGCCTGCTGATCATCCTCGAACGCGGCACCTACCTCGTGCTGGTGGGCGGCAAGATCAAGAAGCAGATGGGCTCGAGCAAGCCCGACCTCGGCAATCCGCTGGGCCGCATCCTCTCGGTGTTCAACGAGAGCAAGGCGGATGACGCGGACACCCTGGGGCTGCGCCTGGACGAGACCCTGCTGCGCGAGCGGCCGGTGATCGAGGCGCGCCTCGGCCTGCTGCGCATCCTGGCGCTGGTGGCGGTGCTGCTCGGCATCCTCGGCACCATCGCCGGCGTGATGAGCACGTTCCAGGCCATGAACCTGTTCGGCAGCACCGGCGCGCAGGTGGCGGGCGGCATCGGCTCGGCCCTGGTCACCACCTGGCTGGGCCTCCTGGTGGCGGTGATCCTGCTGTTCTTCCACGGCATGATGAGCGCACGCAGCGAGCAGCTCCTGCACATGCTCGAGGAGCAGAGCGCGGCGATCCTGGCGGCGCGGGCCGAGAAGCTGGCCGCGACCAAGGCGGCGGCGGCGCGCTGA
- the xerD gene encoding site-specific tyrosine recombinase XerD: MTDPSHPQPDVERFLDSMWSERGLSENTLAAYRADLSGLSRWLEGQGVELMEAQREHLLAFLAWRVQQGARPRSTARQLSSIRRFYRHMLREGKLAEDPTTRIDMPKLGRPLPKSLSEGEVESLLRAPDVAEPLGIRDRAMLELLYATGLRVSELVSVRMSQVNLKQGVVRVLGKGNRERLVPVGEEATKWIEKFLTDARLDILGGRQSDYLFPTRRSDYMTRQAFWHIIKRYAEAANISASLSPHTLRHAFATHLLNHGADLRVVQMLLGHSDVSTTQIYTHVARERLKDVHSKHHPRG; the protein is encoded by the coding sequence GTGACCGACCCCAGTCACCCGCAGCCGGACGTGGAACGCTTCCTCGATTCCATGTGGAGCGAGCGTGGTCTCTCGGAGAACACCCTGGCCGCGTACCGCGCCGATCTTTCGGGACTCTCCCGCTGGCTGGAAGGCCAGGGCGTCGAACTCATGGAGGCGCAGCGGGAGCATCTCCTCGCGTTCCTCGCCTGGCGCGTGCAGCAGGGCGCCCGTCCGCGCTCCACCGCGCGGCAGCTCTCGAGCATCCGCCGCTTCTACCGCCACATGCTCCGCGAGGGCAAGCTGGCGGAGGACCCGACCACCCGTATCGACATGCCGAAGCTCGGCCGTCCGCTGCCCAAGTCCCTCAGCGAGGGCGAAGTGGAGTCGTTGCTCCGCGCCCCGGACGTGGCTGAACCGCTCGGTATCCGCGACCGCGCCATGCTGGAGCTCCTGTACGCCACAGGCCTGCGCGTGTCCGAGCTCGTCTCGGTGCGCATGTCGCAGGTCAACCTCAAGCAGGGCGTGGTGCGGGTGCTCGGCAAGGGCAATCGCGAGCGCTTGGTCCCGGTGGGCGAAGAAGCCACCAAGTGGATCGAGAAGTTCCTGACCGACGCGCGCCTGGACATCCTGGGCGGCCGCCAGTCGGACTACCTGTTCCCGACCCGCCGCAGCGACTACATGACGCGCCAGGCGTTCTGGCACATCATCAAGCGCTACGCCGAGGCGGCCAACATCTCGGCCTCGCTGTCGCCGCACACCCTGCGGCACGCGTTCGCCACGCATCTCCTGAACCACGGCGCCGACCTGCGCGTGGTGCAGATGCTGCTGGGCCACAGCGACGTGTCCACCACGCAGATCTACACCCATGTGGCGCGCGAGCGCCTGAAGGATGTGCACTCGAAGCACCATCCGAGGGGCTGA